The following nucleotide sequence is from Eschrichtius robustus isolate mEscRob2 chromosome 10, mEscRob2.pri, whole genome shotgun sequence.
CTTCTGCCCTGCACGTCCGACTTTGTTGAGTCCTGCACAGAGCAGACCGGGTGCGGGGAGTGTCCCACGTGCCTGCATAGCGAGGGTCAGACGTGCCAACACGGCAGCCCAATGGTCGATCGGTCTCTTCCCCTTGCTCTGGTTTCCTGTTCCATAGAGCTCTCGAGTCCAAAGTCTGCTGGGCAGCCCCTGGCTAGGCCTGAGCACGCCTCGGCTACAGGCCAAGGCAGGACCTGCCCTGCCAGGCACAGCAGCCAGCAGGTGGGACTCAGCCACCAGGCAGCAGGGGCGAGAGACGCGGGGTTCCAAGGCCACCTCGAGTTCCTCCCCGTTTCTCCTGAGCTGATTGAAGGAAATTTCATCGGACTTGAATCACTaacaaatgttctgtttctctctcccaccctgcttgtctctctgatttttcttgttttgcctcctttgttaatATCCACCAAAACCCCCTCCCACTCTACCTCCCGCCCTCTCCACCTCTCTCCCTGAATGGCGGCGGCTGTGCCGTGGGGCTTTCGCCCTTGTCCCTGTCCTGGGTGGGGCTGGCTCCCCCTCCCCGGCAGTCTGGGGGTACGGTCTCCTCTGTGTGACCGTCATCTCCCTCTGCTCCCTGATGGGGGCCAGCGTGGTGCCCTTCATGAAGAAGACTTTTTACAAGAGGCTGCTGCTCTACTTCATAGCTCTGGCGATTGGAACCCTCTACTCCAACGCCCTCTTCCAGCTCATCCCCGAGGTATGGCAAGCCAGGGCCCTTGCACAGGAGCACGCCGCCTCCTGGGGGATGGCGGGACACAGTGGGAGGGCCCTCCGTCTCCACAGAAGGCCTAGAGAGGAGGTCCTCTCCTTTTGGAAAGTGAAGCTAGGACGTAGGCACGAGCGAGGAGAGGCAGCTTAGAGAAGGTTTGAGAGCTGGTTTAAGTCCCAGCTCCACCGGCCACAAGTtctgtgcccttgggcaagtcacctgacctctctgtgcttccgttTCCTCATACGTAAAACGGGAAGAGTAATAAGGGCGGACCTCAGGGTGATGCCGTGAGGGTTACGTGAGTTAATGTTTCTTAAACACCTGGTGCTCACTATCTGTTGGGTGGAGAGAGGTAGTGTAGTTAGGTCACGTTATGGCTCCCAATTTGGAGCTTTTGGCACCAAAAACAGAATCCATAGGTCTCAATGAAAAGCTCACTTCTCCTCCGTAGGGCATTAAATTCTAAAGACAATCTGTCTTTTGCATCAGAAAATAAGCTAGAGaggtatgaggattaaataatgagCTCCTAATCCATGGAAGGGCCTTTATATAATAGGTGTGCAGTAAAGTTTTGctgttggcaaaaaaaaaaaaaagaagaagaaaagaagctaGAGAGAACCCACCAGTCTGGCCTCACACACGTTGATGGCACCTTTGCCCCTTCGCCTGGGCTAACCAGGAAACCCTTCATGAGAGAGGAGGAGCCCAGTGTCTGTAAGACTTACAAGGGCCTTGGAGGAGTTTCTGATCCCGTGTGGTCTCTGCGTAGACCTGCTGATGGCAGGAATCCTGAGGCGCTTCACTGTGGGTAGTCTGACAGGCCTGGATGAGCCGGAGGTGAAGCAGAAAGGTGACGCCCCGGGCTCCTTATAGCACTTTGTTTTCCGAGATGCGGTTTTGTGTTTTCTGAGTTGATCCTTAGATCACCTCTGTGATGTGTAGGAAACAAGGAATGTTGTACCCATTTAACAGATACAGAATCTGACCTGCACAAGAGCTCATATCTTAGTGCTTTTTGTGGAGAACTGTTAGTTGCCTCTTTTCACTCCACTTTTCCTTAAAATGATTTGACTCTCCTGGAAAGTTGGCCGGAATGAGTAATTTCTCTTCTAGAACTTGACCTTTAATGTCTCTTAGAAAACTACACTAAGAGATTGCATTTCGTCcctttaaaatagaaaagaaaaacacttagCTTTTAAGCAGCCCGGAGTTCCTGGTACTGATGGTCTTTTATCTGGGACCCATTCATGAGAAGGCTGGCGTTTATTCGAGAGGCCCATTTCCTATCAGAAAACTTAGGAGCAGCTCAGCAGACACTTTCCCAAGGGCCCCCTGCACAAGTCAGGAGCGTCACCAAGAATGCAATTCTCCGGATTTCTACTCCTGTCTGCTTCCCAATggagtcttttttctttctgccttttggcCATAATAAGTGAAGTTTCCAGAAACCAAGACAAAACCCCCAGAATTGGCACATGCAGTCACCCAGTCTGCTTTCTTGGTTTTGTGGTCACTGGGAGGTCTGCGGTCAGGAAGATGCCGCAATTCTTACTATTTAACTGGAGAAAGGATTTCCCATTTTAGAAAGTATAACTGTACCATCTCCCTGTGTGTTTACAGGCAGATCAGCCAGGAACGCTATATAACGATGAAAACAAACACGAGTGTCTCCTCCTTAAAGATGGAATCTGCCGGCAGAGTCTGCCCTTGTAGCAAAGCACcaggagaaatgaagacagaatcCTCATTAAAAGTAGAAAGCCACATCCAAGGCTGTTCTTCCTGAGAGTAAAATTCTAAAGACGATCTGTCTTTTGCATCAGAAAATAAGCTAGAAAGAACCCAGCAGGTCTGGTGATGTGACATGAGGGAAACATCAAGGGCTAGATCTTTGCTGGAAGGGGATTGAGTACATGGCAGAGTTATCCCGGCCTCTTCCTTTCCTAGAGTCAAGTGGCTAAAGAGATGAGAGGGGACCAGTGAAGATTTTCTATATTCTTaaactcattttgttttcttgggtCCACAGGCTTTTGGTTTCAACCCTCTGGAAGATTATTATGTCTCCAAGTCTGCAGTGGTGTTTGGGggcttttatctcttctttttcacagAGAAGGTCTTGAAGATGCTTCTTAGGCAGAAAAATGAGGTGAGGCCTGATCGTTGGTAAAAGAAGTGCCTCTAGGGAGAGCATCCATCTCAGAAATGTGTCCGGTAGTGGTGTTACCTCAGTGCCAATCCAGTGAACTTACCTGGATCCTCCCGCCGTGGATTCAAACCCACAAACTATTTCCTGAGTAGCTATCTCACTTCACCTCAGGAGGGTATTAGCAGTGGGTGAGGGCGAATCATCAGCCATTGCGAGGAGCAGCTCTAAACGCTCTTTGCTGTGCCTCCTGGCAGGAATGAGTGTTGGCCCTGAGGTCACTCCTCTGAGATCCGTCCCTTGGCAGCACCACATGCCCTTCGATTCAGCTTTCTCCAACACCTTGCCCTAGGTTTCTGTCCTATCACCTGCTTGTGTTTTCTTGGATGGTGGGAGTGAGGTCTTCCCGGTGCTTGGAGCTCCTGCTGGGTGGGTGGTTTTGGTGAGCGTTGCACTGACCCGACCCCTCCCTGTGGTCCCTCCAGCATCATCACGGACACAGTCATTATGCTTCTGAGACGCTCCCTTCCCAGAAGGACCAGGAGGAGGGGGTGACGGAGAAGCTGCAGAACGGGGATCTGGACCACATGATTCCTCAGCGCTGCAGTGGCGAGCTGGACGGGAAGGCCCCTGTGATGGACGAGAAGGTCATCGTGGGCTCCCTCTCTGTCCAGGTCAGTGGGCCATCCACTGCTGGGCAGGCAGGGGCCCTTAAGCGGTAATGGCCTTGATGACTCGGGCTTACCTTGAAGGTCCGTCGTCCACCCTTTGACAGGGGGGCTTTCTTGCAGGACCTGCAGGCTTCCCAGAGCGCCTGCTACTGGCTGAAAGGTGTCCGCTACTCTGACATCGGCACACTGGCCTGGATGATCACCCTGAGTGACGGCCTCCATAATTTCATCGATGGCCTGGCTATTGGTGCCTCCTTCACCGTGTCTGTCTTCCAAGGCATCAGCACCTCGGTGGCCATCCTCTGCGAGGAGTTCCCACACGAACTAGGTAAGTGTGCTgacaccccgccccccagccccttcCGCTTGTGCCGACTCCTCCCCCCACTTCAGAACACACATTATAATTAATTAACACATTGTCTATGCTATGTGAAATCCAACCACTAATTCTCAACAGCTGAATTAATAATTGAAAATTGATCATtggacgggacttccctggctttctaatggttaagactccacgcttccactgcagggggcatgggttcgacccctggtcagggagctaagatcccgcatcctgcgcagcgtggccaaaaaaaggaagaaagaaagaaagaaagaaaattgatcaTTGGAAATGATGGCATTTTTTACTGGGATGGTTGTTTCCCCAAAGTCCCATAACCTGTGGCTGTTTCCTCACCTCTACACTGGGCTTAATACTGGTACCTTCCTCATTGATTTATtgtaagaaacaaaaggaaaaagcagtGAAAAGGACTTACTGCGTGCCATACGCTATGCTAAGTGCTCAATATAGGTTATCTCTTACATCCTATTAATCTTCCAAAGGCTGAGATGTATGTTAGAAGTCTGGTGGGTAGAAGAAATAGATGAACCAGGGGTTGGAAGGTCCTTGGTTTTATCAGAGGGAGAGTGTAAAAAGCCTAGACTTTTTGGAGGCTCAGACACTCAAGGTCatgtcctggctttgccacttatcggcttgtgactttgggcaaattactttaaCTTCTCTCAGTCTCAATTTTGTTTTCGAAAAATACCATTCATTGCAGTTTTGAGGAAGGAAGCTCCTTCTGTTTCACCATCAATCAAAAGAGAAATGAGGCCATTGCTAGAtggttttctcttttgaaaatctTGTGCATTGTGTTCAGCCTCTAGGCTGGATGTACACTCCCAGCCTCGCAGATGGAGACAGCCCCTCGGCGTGGTGGTCAAGGGGGCCCTAGTCTTGTCACCGTGATCTCCAGTCTAGGGCCATCTTGATTTTCACCCACACTCCATCCAGCGTTTAAGCATGTCCTCATCAAGTTGTGTGTCCCACGACCTAGTATGAATCTTCTGTCCACACCCTCCCCTCTTGTTGTCCCCACCATAGGAGACTTTGTCATCCTGCTCAATGCCGGCATGAGTATCCAACAGGCTCTCTTCTTCAacttcctctctgcctgctgctgTTACGTGGGCCTGGCCTTCGGCATCTTAGCTGGCAGCCACTTCTCTGCCAACTGGATCTTTGCCCTGGCTGGAGGAATGTTCTTGTATATTTCTCTGGCTGATATGGTAAGTCTTCCATAGTTTTAATGCCTTGTAGGCAAAACTGGATTGGGTTATGAAATTCATTGGATTGGGAGGACAGCTAAGGGGCATtagttagtttttttgtttttgtttttt
It contains:
- the SLC39A14 gene encoding metal cation symporter ZIP14, with product MKLLHPALPSCLLLALLGVWTAAPEAHAVSVGTPAISAASFLQNLMHRYGEGDSLTLQQLKALLNHLDVGVGRDNVSQSVQGPRNLSTCFSSGDLFAAHNLSDQLRIGGREFQEFCPTILQQLDSRACSSENQENEENEQTEEGRPSSVEVWGYGLLCVTVISLCSLMGASVVPFMKKTFYKRLLLYFIALAIGTLYSNALFQLIPEAFGFNPLEDYYVSKSAVVFGGFYLFFFTEKVLKMLLRQKNEHHHGHSHYASETLPSQKDQEEGVTEKLQNGDLDHMIPQRCSGELDGKAPVMDEKVIVGSLSVQDLQASQSACYWLKGVRYSDIGTLAWMITLSDGLHNFIDGLAIGASFTVSVFQGISTSVAILCEEFPHELGDFVILLNAGMSIQQALFFNFLSACCCYVGLAFGILAGSHFSANWIFALAGGMFLYISLADMFPEMNEVCQEDERKGSVLIPFAIQNLGLLTGFSIMLVLTMYSGQIQIG